From Glycine soja cultivar W05 chromosome 4, ASM419377v2, whole genome shotgun sequence, the proteins below share one genomic window:
- the LOC114410656 gene encoding uncharacterized protein LOC114410656 — MAQKGIVLGHDISTRGIEVDKAKIDVIEKLPPPVNVKGIRSFLGHVGFYTWFIKDFSKIIRPLSNLFNKDVVFKLDEECLTAFQTLKNKLISAPIMVALDWSKEFELMCDARDYASYSMPYIMPLIPCHILCLLFHAIYYANKVLNDT, encoded by the coding sequence ATGGCCCAGAAAGGAATAGTGTTAGGCCATGATATCTCAACTcgagggatagaggtggacaaAGCAAAAATTGATGTCATCGAAAAGCTACCTCCACCAGTCAATGTAAAAGGCATTAGGAGTTTCCTTGGACATGTAGGATTTTATACATGGTTCATAAAGGACTTCTCCAAAATTATCAGGCCCTTGAGCAATTTGTTCAACAAAGATGTAGTGTTTAAACTTGATGAAGAATGCTTGACAGCTTTTCAGACCCTGAAGAACAAACTCATATCTGCTCCAATAATGGTGGCCCTTGACTGGAGTAAAGAATTTGAGCTCATGTGTGACGCCAGAGATTATGCCTCTTATTCCATGCCATATATTATGCCTCTTATTCCATGCCATATATTATGCCTTTTATTCCATGCCATATATTATGCCAACAAGGTCTTGAACGACACATAA